Proteins from one Campylobacter concisus genomic window:
- a CDS encoding tRNA 2-selenouridine synthase — MNSLTSLCKILRFLIIYFKNLFMKFTAFILLLLTSIFLIACSANQANKKISNSELENLAKQYGGVYIFDERSVDEIERRERERNDYMDDFFKNNKRNFKRADLEIMDQKLPQALSNGKKYYTRWIYYENQTGKKAKTSEVYINKIIEFIGLENFNKEKPYLDLGKLYVDDNGEIVPISIDVYYETYSTRYGLFGDEGMGISFSKKSIVSVSGGNKFILTNNKFIKANKDK; from the coding sequence ATGAACTCCTTGACTTCATTATGTAAAATTCTTAGATTTTTGATTATTTATTTTAAAAATTTATTTATGAAATTTACCGCATTTATATTACTACTTCTAACAAGTATATTCTTAATAGCTTGCTCAGCCAATCAAGCAAACAAAAAGATAAGTAACTCTGAACTAGAAAACTTAGCTAAACAATATGGTGGAGTATATATATTTGATGAGAGGTCTGTTGATGAGATAGAGAGAAGAGAAAGAGAAAGAAACGATTATATGGATGATTTCTTTAAAAATAATAAAAGAAATTTTAAAAGAGCTGACCTAGAAATCATGGATCAAAAACTCCCTCAAGCCCTCTCAAATGGTAAAAAATACTACACTCGCTGGATATATTATGAAAACCAAACTGGTAAGAAAGCCAAAACTTCTGAAGTCTATATAAATAAAATAATTGAGTTTATAGGTTTAGAAAATTTTAACAAAGAAAAACCATATTTAGATTTAGGAAAATTATATGTAGATGATAATGGAGAAATAGTTCCTATAAGCATAGATGTTTATTATGAAACATATAGTACTAGATATGGCTTATTTGGAGATGAAGGAATGGGAATAAGCTTTAGTAAAAAAAGTATAGTTTCGGTAAGTGGTGGAAACAAATTCATTCTAACAAACAACAAATTCATAAAAGCAAACAAGGACAAGTAA
- a CDS encoding TetR/AcrR family transcriptional regulator produces MVKTALELFLEKGYEKTSLSDIVAISGGSLSSIYTFFENKEGLFEAIVEQEIDSLIKEIDEKIDLKISHSLEEFLTKFATIIFSITCSKRHISLGRIMMSEGSKNGGKLGKTFLDQILKKIDLVLINFFERDEVKAKLDSKFSAKFAAKYFIQSVIGAYYYDSLLINEEPKLSEKERKKHVGLCVELFLNGISKK; encoded by the coding sequence ATCGTAAAAACAGCACTTGAGCTATTTTTAGAAAAAGGATACGAAAAGACAAGTTTAAGCGATATCGTAGCGATAAGTGGCGGATCGCTTTCTAGCATTTATACATTTTTTGAGAACAAAGAGGGGCTTTTTGAGGCGATCGTTGAGCAAGAGATAGATAGCCTTATAAAAGAGATCGATGAGAAAATAGATCTTAAAATTTCTCATAGCTTGGAGGAATTTTTAACCAAATTTGCAACCATAATATTTTCTATTACTTGCAGCAAAAGGCATATCTCTCTTGGTAGGATAATGATGAGTGAGGGTTCTAAGAATGGTGGCAAACTTGGTAAGACATTTTTGGATCAAATTTTAAAAAAGATCGATCTTGTGCTTATAAATTTCTTTGAAAGAGATGAGGTAAAAGCCAAACTTGATTCAAAATTTTCAGCCAAATTTGCTGCAAAGTACTTTATACAAAGTGTGATTGGAGCTTATTACTACGATTCGCTTTTGATAAATGAAGAGCCAAAGCTTAGTGAAAAAGAACGTAAAAAGCATGTTGGCTTGTGTGTTGAGTTGTTTTTGAATGGAATTAGTAAAAAATAA
- the ccoG gene encoding cytochrome c oxidase accessory protein CcoG, giving the protein MSKDFHLSYAKRRYIFFACITLFVFVLPFIRVNDAQLFLLSFDKSRVDLFFTKFDMQELYLLPFLFIILFLSIFFLTTLAGRVWCGWSCPQTIFRTIFRDLLQTKILKIRKNIQNKQNEPKGQILKRALAVGIWCVLALVISANFLWYFVPPLDFFAYLKEPSEHEVLLAFWLVIAIWLVYDVIILKENFCIYVCPYARVQSVMFDNDTIQVIYNQKRGGVIYNGKEKFKKPKEEGALCTGCEACVRVCPTHIDIRKGMQLECINCLECSDACAKVMKHFDESSLIEWRSINSIKEQKRVKILRFRTVAYLVILGIVLTAGVLMSGKKESMLLNINRTSELYKILHENEVENSYVFLVQNTQNKEHAFYFEVDDKNIEISRPNKPFILKAGVKQRVIVTLKSKNENLSDKDLLKHINIKAYATDEPAISVQRQSTFIYPKR; this is encoded by the coding sequence ATGTCAAAGGATTTTCATCTTAGCTACGCCAAGAGGCGTTACATTTTTTTTGCCTGTATCACGCTATTTGTCTTTGTTTTGCCATTTATCAGGGTAAATGACGCGCAGCTATTTTTGCTAAGTTTTGATAAAAGTAGAGTTGATCTATTTTTTACAAAATTTGATATGCAAGAGCTTTATTTGCTGCCATTTTTATTTATCATTTTGTTCTTAAGTATATTTTTCCTAACAACACTTGCAGGGCGCGTTTGGTGCGGTTGGAGCTGTCCGCAAACTATTTTTAGAACGATATTTCGTGACCTTTTGCAAACTAAAATTTTAAAGATCAGAAAAAATATCCAAAATAAGCAAAATGAGCCAAAAGGACAAATTTTAAAGCGTGCTTTAGCAGTTGGAATTTGGTGCGTTTTAGCTCTTGTTATTTCGGCAAATTTTTTATGGTATTTTGTGCCACCGCTTGATTTTTTTGCTTATTTAAAAGAGCCAAGCGAACACGAAGTTTTGCTTGCATTTTGGCTTGTTATCGCTATTTGGTTAGTTTATGATGTCATCATTTTAAAAGAAAATTTTTGCATTTATGTCTGTCCTTACGCTAGGGTGCAATCAGTGATGTTTGATAACGATACGATCCAAGTTATTTACAATCAAAAAAGAGGCGGCGTAATCTATAATGGAAAAGAGAAATTTAAAAAACCAAAAGAAGAGGGCGCGCTGTGTACTGGCTGCGAGGCGTGCGTAAGAGTATGCCCAACGCACATTGATATAAGAAAAGGTATGCAGCTTGAATGTATAAATTGTCTAGAGTGTAGCGATGCTTGCGCTAAGGTGATGAAGCATTTTGATGAAAGCTCGCTTATTGAGTGGAGAAGTATAAATTCTATAAAAGAGCAAAAAAGAGTCAAAATTTTACGCTTTAGAACGGTTGCTTATCTTGTCATTTTGGGTATTGTCTTAACAGCTGGGGTATTAATGAGTGGCAAAAAAGAAAGCATGCTTTTAAACATAAATAGAACAAGTGAGCTTTATAAAATTTTACATGAAAATGAAGTCGAAAATTCTTACGTATTTTTGGTGCAAAACACACAAAATAAAGAGCACGCCTTTTACTTTGAAGTAGATGATAAGAATATAGAAATTTCTCGTCCAAATAAGCCATTTATATTAAAAGCTGGTGTAAAACAACGAGTCATCGTCACATTAAAATCAAAAAATGAAAATTTAAGCGATAAAGATCTTTTAAAACATATAAATATAAAAGCCTACGCTACTGACGAGCCAGCTATCAGTGTGCAAAGGCAAAGTACTTTTATCTATCCTAAAAGATGA
- a CDS encoding efflux RND transporter periplasmic adaptor subunit, which yields MANFKSALVLSVAVLFLSGCFENKENKAAAGRQMPLSHVDIFIAQKTDIPISFDYTATVVSSQDVIIYPKVGGTIIKQFFKPGSKVKAGDKLFLIDPEKYQASFDSLDASVGVANANLKNAETEFKRISALYKKNAVSQKDYDAAVAAYDIANANLVSAKANLKNAKIDLGYTTITAPFDGVVGDNQVDVGSLVIANQTKLVRLTKINPIEAEFYIADVDNLTRKTNLDNGSWQQLNSEAVLSVNGENFNGKVKFIDSVVNTATGSVLAKASFDNSEGKILPGAFGHIKMSGFVQKNAFNIPQVALQQSATNSYVLVVKDGKVSQKNVKIGYQTKNMVAVTEGLEDGDKIIVNNFLKIGVGAPVETDKDLSAEFINGKDANATSSK from the coding sequence ATGGCAAATTTTAAAAGTGCTCTTGTGCTTTCGGTTGCAGTTTTATTTCTAAGTGGTTGTTTCGAAAATAAAGAGAATAAAGCGGCAGCAGGTCGCCAGATGCCACTATCTCATGTGGATATTTTTATCGCACAAAAAACAGACATACCTATTAGTTTTGATTACACCGCAACGGTTGTAAGTAGTCAAGATGTTATTATCTATCCAAAAGTTGGCGGAACTATCATAAAGCAGTTTTTCAAGCCAGGAAGTAAAGTAAAAGCGGGCGATAAGTTATTTTTGATAGATCCAGAAAAATATCAAGCTAGCTTTGACTCACTTGATGCCTCTGTTGGCGTAGCAAATGCAAATTTAAAAAATGCCGAGACTGAGTTTAAAAGAATTTCTGCCCTTTATAAGAAAAATGCAGTCTCTCAAAAAGACTACGACGCAGCAGTTGCAGCCTATGACATTGCAAATGCGAATTTAGTAAGCGCAAAAGCAAATTTAAAAAATGCGAAAATAGATCTAGGATACACGACTATTACAGCGCCATTTGACGGTGTAGTGGGTGATAACCAAGTAGATGTTGGCTCACTTGTCATAGCAAACCAAACAAAGCTTGTAAGACTTACAAAAATAAATCCTATTGAAGCAGAATTTTATATCGCCGATGTGGATAATCTAACTAGAAAGACAAATTTGGATAACGGCTCATGGCAACAGTTAAATAGTGAAGCTGTTTTAAGCGTCAATGGCGAAAATTTTAATGGTAAAGTAAAATTTATAGATAGTGTCGTAAATACCGCAACTGGCAGCGTTTTGGCAAAGGCTAGCTTTGATAACAGCGAGGGTAAAATTTTACCAGGTGCGTTTGGTCATATAAAGATGAGTGGCTTTGTTCAAAAAAATGCCTTTAACATCCCACAAGTTGCCCTTCAACAAAGCGCTACAAACTCTTATGTTTTAGTCGTAAAAGATGGCAAAGTAAGCCAAAAAAATGTAAAAATAGGATATCAAACAAAAAATATGGTAGCAGTCACTGAAGGTCTTGAAGATGGCGATAAGATAATCGTTAATAACTTCCTTAAAATCGGAGTTGGTGCACCAGTTGAAACTGATAAAGACCTAAGTGCAGAATTTATAAATGGCAAAGATGCAAACGCTACAAGTAGCAAGTAA
- a CDS encoding efflux RND transporter permease subunit, which translates to MFSRFFINRPIFATVISIIIVIAGLMGIKGLPIEEYPSLTPPTVSVTATYSGADAQTIADSVASAIEDQINGVENMLYMQSTSSSAGTMNISVYFKIGSSSKQATIDVNNRVQAALSRLPQEVQNMGVTVRERSGSILQVVGFTNPNMDLIELYNYVNLNIADEIKRVSGIGDTVLIGAKEYSMRIWLKPDKLAHFKLTPSDVISQVKIQNSQYAAGKIGEQPSDGGNPYVYSVRTDGRLKNAAQFGDIIIKSSDGSVLKLKDVATIELGAASYANDAMLNGKPAIPLLLFLQNDANALATANAVKEKLNELKKTYPVGLEHTIAYNPTEFIDVSIDEVIKTFIEAMVLVLIVMYFFLKSFRATIIPMLAVPVSIIGTFGGLYVMGFSINLITLFALILAIGIVVDDAIIVIENVERILHEDKEISVKDATFKAMEEVQTPVISIVLVLCAVFVPVSFMEGFVGVIQKQFALTLVVSVCISGFVALTLTPALCAVMLKKQESKPFWIVQKFNDFFDFSTRLFTAGVAKILRHIIISFIVIGILGFATYKLFDAVPKGLVPSEDKGALMVITSLPPSTNMLKTKEEVVSISNAILSNPNVEFTMAFAGYDILASSLRENSAVSFIKLKDWSERKGANNGADTLAGQFNGMLWSSKNSMTFVVNLPPIMGLSMTGGFEMYLQNKSGKSYNEIEADARKVAAAANARPELTNVRTTLETNYRQFKITVDKEKAKLFGVSESEIFSTVAATFGSYYINDFNLAGKSYRVYARAEEGFRNNPEDLRKIFVRSYDGGMVPLNSVATLTRTIGPDIVDRFNLFPSAKIMGDPKPGYTSGDAIRAIQEVVNDTLSSEDYAISWAGTAYQEVNSQGTGTVAFIFGMIFVFLILAAQYERWLIPLAVITAVPFAVFGSLLAVWIRGLTNDIYFEIGLLLLIGLAAKNAILIVEFAMQEHDSGKSIFDSAINAAKLRFRPIVMTSIAFTLGVFPMVISTGAGAASRHSLGTGVVGGMIASTTIAIFFVPMFYYLLENLNEKYWKKGAKKDEK; encoded by the coding sequence ATGTTTTCAAGATTTTTCATAAACCGCCCGATATTTGCGACTGTTATATCTATTATCATAGTTATAGCAGGTCTTATGGGTATCAAGGGACTCCCAATAGAAGAGTATCCAAGTCTTACTCCGCCTACTGTCTCTGTAACTGCGACATATAGCGGTGCTGATGCGCAGACTATCGCTGACTCGGTCGCAAGTGCGATCGAAGATCAGATAAATGGTGTTGAGAATATGCTATATATGCAAAGCACCTCAAGCTCTGCTGGCACGATGAATATAAGCGTATATTTTAAGATCGGCTCATCGTCAAAACAAGCTACAATCGATGTAAATAACCGCGTGCAAGCAGCTCTTTCAAGATTACCTCAAGAAGTACAAAATATGGGAGTAACGGTGCGTGAAAGAAGCGGCTCGATCCTTCAAGTTGTTGGCTTTACAAATCCAAATATGGATTTGATCGAACTATATAACTATGTAAATTTAAATATTGCTGATGAGATAAAAAGGGTTAGTGGTATAGGCGATACAGTATTGATAGGCGCTAAAGAGTATTCTATGAGAATTTGGCTAAAGCCAGACAAGCTCGCTCATTTTAAACTAACTCCAAGCGACGTCATTTCTCAAGTAAAAATTCAAAACTCACAATATGCCGCTGGCAAGATAGGCGAACAGCCATCGGATGGTGGTAATCCTTATGTCTATTCTGTTCGTACCGATGGACGTCTTAAAAATGCAGCCCAGTTTGGCGATATAATAATTAAAAGTTCCGATGGATCAGTGTTGAAGCTAAAAGATGTAGCTACCATAGAGCTTGGAGCAGCTAGCTATGCTAACGATGCGATGTTAAACGGCAAACCGGCTATTCCTCTTTTGCTATTTTTACAAAACGATGCGAATGCTCTTGCTACCGCAAATGCTGTAAAAGAAAAGCTTAACGAGCTAAAGAAAACTTATCCTGTTGGACTAGAGCACACCATAGCTTACAATCCAACAGAATTTATAGATGTTTCAATTGATGAGGTTATAAAAACTTTCATTGAAGCGATGGTGCTCGTCTTAATCGTAATGTACTTTTTCTTAAAAAGTTTTCGTGCAACTATCATTCCGATGCTTGCCGTGCCAGTCTCTATCATAGGCACATTTGGTGGGCTTTATGTGATGGGCTTTAGTATAAATTTGATCACACTTTTTGCCCTGATCCTTGCCATCGGTATCGTCGTAGATGACGCTATTATCGTCATAGAAAATGTCGAGAGAATTTTACATGAAGATAAAGAAATAAGCGTAAAAGACGCGACTTTTAAGGCGATGGAGGAGGTACAAACTCCGGTTATCTCTATCGTACTCGTGCTTTGCGCAGTTTTCGTGCCAGTTTCATTTATGGAAGGCTTTGTAGGCGTTATACAAAAGCAGTTTGCTCTAACACTTGTTGTTTCTGTTTGTATCTCAGGCTTTGTTGCTCTTACTCTTACGCCAGCACTTTGTGCGGTTATGCTTAAAAAGCAAGAGAGCAAGCCATTTTGGATAGTTCAGAAATTTAACGACTTCTTTGACTTTAGCACCAGACTCTTTACGGCCGGAGTGGCTAAAATTTTAAGGCATATTATTATTAGCTTTATTGTAATTGGTATTTTAGGATTTGCCACTTATAAGCTATTTGATGCTGTGCCAAAAGGACTTGTGCCTTCAGAAGACAAGGGTGCTTTAATGGTTATCACCTCACTTCCGCCTTCAACAAATATGCTAAAGACAAAAGAAGAAGTAGTCTCGATTAGCAACGCCATTTTAAGCAATCCAAATGTTGAGTTCACTATGGCTTTTGCAGGTTATGACATACTAGCTAGCTCGCTTAGGGAAAATTCAGCCGTTAGCTTTATAAAGCTAAAAGATTGGAGTGAGAGAAAAGGCGCTAACAATGGAGCTGATACATTGGCTGGCCAGTTTAACGGTATGCTTTGGAGCTCAAAAAACTCAATGACATTCGTTGTAAATTTACCGCCTATTATGGGTCTATCAATGACTGGTGGCTTTGAGATGTATCTACAAAATAAAAGCGGCAAGAGTTACAACGAGATAGAAGCAGATGCTAGAAAGGTAGCTGCAGCAGCAAACGCAAGACCTGAGCTAACAAATGTGAGAACTACGCTTGAGACAAATTATCGTCAGTTCAAGATAACAGTTGATAAAGAAAAAGCTAAATTATTTGGCGTAAGTGAGAGCGAAATTTTTAGCACGGTAGCAGCTACTTTTGGCTCTTACTATATAAATGACTTCAATCTTGCTGGTAAATCTTACCGAGTATATGCAAGAGCTGAAGAAGGTTTTAGAAATAATCCTGAGGATCTAAGAAAAATTTTCGTCCGCTCATATGATGGCGGCATGGTGCCACTAAATTCAGTAGCAACACTTACAAGAACGATCGGACCTGATATCGTTGATAGATTTAACCTCTTTCCATCAGCTAAGATCATGGGCGATCCAAAACCTGGCTATACATCAGGTGATGCGATCAGAGCGATCCAAGAGGTCGTAAATGACACGCTAAGCAGCGAGGACTACGCTATAAGCTGGGCGGGAACGGCGTATCAAGAGGTAAATTCTCAGGGAACTGGCACGGTTGCTTTTATCTTTGGTATGATCTTTGTATTTCTCATCCTTGCTGCTCAGTACGAGAGATGGCTCATTCCACTTGCGGTTATCACAGCCGTGCCATTTGCGGTATTTGGCTCGTTGCTAGCTGTTTGGATAAGAGGCCTAACAAATGATATCTACTTTGAGATCGGACTCTTGCTACTCATCGGTCTGGCGGCTAAAAATGCCATTTTGATCGTAGAGTTTGCAATGCAAGAGCATGATAGTGGTAAGAGTATATTTGACTCAGCGATAAATGCGGCTAAACTTCGCTTTAGACCTATCGTAATGACATCAATTGCATTTACGCTTGGCGTCTTCCCGATGGTTATAAGCACAGGTGCTGGTGCAGCTTCTCGCCACTCACTAGGAACTGGCGTGGTTGGTGGCATGATCGCTTCTACGACGATAGCTATATTTTTCGTGCCAATGTTTTATTATTTGCTTGAAAATTTAAATGAGAAATACTGGAAAAAGGGAGCAAAAAAAGATGAAAAATAA
- the rpsU gene encoding 30S ribosomal protein S21, with the protein MPGIKVHPNESFDEGYRKFKKQTDRNLVVTEARARRFFEPKTEIRKKQKIAARKKMLKRLYMLRRYESRL; encoded by the coding sequence TTGCCTGGTATTAAGGTACATCCTAACGAGTCATTTGACGAGGGTTACAGAAAGTTTAAAAAACAAACTGACCGTAACTTAGTAGTAACTGAAGCAAGAGCTAGACGCTTCTTTGAGCCTAAAACTGAGATCCGCAAAAAACAAAAAATTGCAGCTCGCAAGAAAATGCTTAAACGTCTTTATATGCTTAGACGCTACGAGTCAAGACTCTAA
- a CDS encoding efflux transporter outer membrane subunit yields the protein MKNKAFILITAAFLAGCSFRPDMPNVDTNFTSTYTYETSDIRDLWWREFKDENLNSLVENALEKNTNLRVAYLNLEKAKASLGVAEADLLPGINLNVGYEKAKSSGETYTKQPQTRYRKSDINLGLNYEIDLWGRVRNNVAAAEESLNATKFDYDSARLSISSSVAKSYFALVSLNMQEAVLRETLKTYEDTLALRKTQLDLGSINEMTYLQSKAAVESAKTNLTSRLNEKSKAITSLAILTGKSNNEILNGAIASSQNLPVSSEISAGISSEILLRRSDVAKALADLKATNALVGVARAEYFPSISLTGLFGFSSIDFENIFVGNANTWSIGGSLAQKIFNFGRTKNNVAVAKTNEQIAAVNYEAAVKSALGEVRDALVSRQNAKISLEQVKNLLKSQQRIYSLAKEQYDAGYIGHLELLDAERNLLQAKLQDVSAKLDEVDSAVEVYRALGGGFKLEK from the coding sequence ATGAAAAATAAGGCGTTTATACTTATAACGGCGGCATTTTTAGCTGGTTGCTCATTTCGTCCAGATATGCCAAATGTAGATACAAATTTCACATCTACTTACACCTATGAGACAAGTGATATAAGGGATCTTTGGTGGAGAGAATTTAAAGATGAAAATTTAAATTCTCTAGTGGAAAATGCACTTGAGAAAAATACAAATTTACGTGTTGCTTATTTAAATTTAGAGAAAGCAAAAGCAAGCCTTGGCGTAGCTGAGGCGGATTTGCTTCCTGGTATAAATTTAAATGTAGGCTACGAAAAAGCAAAAAGTAGCGGCGAAACATATACTAAACAACCACAAACTCGTTATAGAAAATCAGATATAAATTTAGGATTAAATTATGAGATCGATCTTTGGGGTAGAGTAAGAAATAATGTAGCAGCAGCTGAAGAAAGCCTAAATGCAACCAAATTTGACTACGATAGCGCGAGACTAAGTATCAGCTCAAGTGTTGCAAAAAGCTACTTTGCGTTAGTTTCATTAAATATGCAAGAAGCTGTGCTAAGAGAGACTTTAAAAACCTATGAAGACACGCTAGCACTTCGTAAAACACAGCTTGATCTTGGAAGCATAAACGAGATGACCTATTTGCAAAGCAAGGCAGCAGTAGAAAGCGCTAAGACCAATCTTACTTCTAGATTAAACGAAAAGTCAAAGGCTATCACCTCACTAGCCATCTTGACTGGTAAAAGTAATAATGAAATTTTAAATGGAGCTATTGCTAGCTCGCAAAATTTACCAGTTTCTTCAGAGATAAGTGCTGGCATCAGCTCTGAAATTTTGCTAAGAAGAAGCGACGTGGCAAAGGCACTGGCTGATTTAAAAGCTACAAATGCTCTTGTTGGTGTTGCAAGGGCTGAGTATTTTCCAAGCATTTCACTGACTGGGCTTTTTGGCTTTTCAAGTATTGATTTTGAAAATATCTTTGTTGGAAATGCCAATACATGGAGCATAGGCGGCTCTTTAGCGCAGAAAATTTTTAATTTTGGTAGGACAAAAAATAATGTCGCAGTGGCTAAAACAAATGAACAAATTGCCGCTGTTAATTATGAAGCAGCGGTAAAATCGGCTCTTGGCGAAGTAAGAGATGCGCTTGTTTCAAGGCAAAATGCAAAAATTTCTTTGGAACAAGTGAAAAATTTGCTAAAATCTCAACAAAGAATTTACTCGCTTGCTAAAGAGCAATATGACGCTGGCTATATCGGCCACTTAGAGCTTCTTGATGCGGAGAGAAATTTGCTTCAAGCAAAATTACAAGACGTCTCAGCTAAGCTTGATGAGGTTGATAGTGCAGTCGAAGTTTATAGAGCACTTGGCGGCGGTTTTAAGTTAGAAAAATAA